In Apium graveolens cultivar Ventura chromosome 10, ASM990537v1, whole genome shotgun sequence, the following are encoded in one genomic region:
- the LOC141691438 gene encoding uncharacterized protein LOC141691438: MSLLAWNCRGLEVCKALHFAGWWGIEAQGHSGGLALLWKNEGGCTILDGSKHYIDFEVENNQVRRWRYTGFYGCPERERRRESWDIIQNLAGQSALPWCIIGDFNDMLFADEKKGGRVHPRSLLVGFGDTIASCGLTDLGFKGEKFTWEKSRGNHGWVQERLDRGWANNLWRSMFPMAEVQVLEVATSDHLPLFLNLQRQVFEVKERRFRFENSWVKEKDCREIVKQSWRGNDSQDLMTKIIMCCNRLQEWGERIKNDEGEWKETTEEIQEVIEDYFSKLFTAQTTDGKLSHRERVSRVTASDNEALLAEITPEEVKEAAF, translated from the exons ATGAGTCTTCTAGCTTGGAATTGCCGTGGGCTAG aaGTGTGTAAAGCCTTGCATTTTGCTGGATGGTGGGGAATAGAAGCTCAGGGACATAGTGGTGGCTTGGCCTTGTTATGGAAAAACGAAGGGGGTTGTACGATTTTGGATGGGAGTAAGCACTATATCGACTTTGAGGTGGAAAACAATCAGGTTAGAAGATGGAGGTATACGGGCTTTTACGGGTGCCCTGAAAGGGAGAGAAGACGAGAGTCTTGGGATATTATTCAAAATCTAGCGGGTCAGTCAGCACTTCCTTGGTGCATTATAGGAGACTTTAACGATATGTTGTTCGCAGATGAGAAAAAAGGGGGTCGTGTTCATCCAAGAAGCTTATTAGTGGGATTTGGGGATACGATTGCTTCATGTGGCTTGACAGATTTGGGATTTAAAGGGGAAAAGTTCACTTGGGAAAAATCTCGAGGAAATCATGGGTGGGTCCAGGAGAGATTAGACCGTGGTTGGGCAAATAATTTATGGAGAAGTATGTTTCCTATGGCGGAGGTTCAAGTATTGGAAGTGGCTACATCTGATCACCTACCATTGTTTTTAAATTTGCAGAGACAGGTCTTTGAGGTCAAAGAAAGGAGGTTTCGCTTTGAAAATAGTTGGGTTAAAGAAAAAGACTGTAGAGAAATTGTGAAGCAGAGTTGGCGGGGGAACGATAGTCAGGACCTAATGACGAAGATCATCATGTGCTGTAATAGATTACAGGAGTGGGGGGAG CGAATTAAAAACGATGAAGGAGAGTGGAAGGAAACTACCGAGGAGATTCAGGAGGTCATCGAGGATTATTTCTCGAAGTTGTTTACAGCACAGACGACGGATGGAAAATTGAGTCATAGGGAGAGGGTCAGTAGGGTGACTGCAAGTGACAATGAAGCTTTGTTGGCGGAAATTACACCTGAGGAAGTTAAAGAAGCTGCcttttga
- the LOC141691439 gene encoding uncharacterized protein LOC141691439, translated as MTTNLEDMYNNMILEDEDEEGVIITNEELPVKEQSFVLVGRFLTEKNINFNAIQNVMASLWRPKEGMEIHDLGDHRFSFMFFHKLDLQKVVEGGPWTFEQSLLLYHVLGENENPYTVPLNNMDIWMQVYDVPKGLISEKLLQNIGDFVGTFVKSDPTNINGVWKMFMRIRITLNVEKPIKRRMKIKREGGEWNWVNFKYERLSLFCFVCGVLGHSE; from the coding sequence ATGACGACTAATCTGGAAGATATGTATAACAATATGATCTTGGAAGATGAGGATGAGGAGGGAGTAATCATAACAAATGAGGAACTTCCGGTCAAGGAACAATCTTTTGTATTGGTGGGCCGATTTTTAACAGAAAAGAACATCAATTTTAATGCAATACAGAATGTGATGGCATCATTATGGAGACCAAAAGAAGGTATGGAAATTCATGATTTGGGAGACCACCGATTCTCATTTATGTTTTTTCATAAACTGGATTTGCAGAAGGTTGTTGAAGGCGGCCCGTGGACGTTCGAACAAAGTTTGCTGCTATATCATGTCCTAGGGGAGAATGAGAACCCATATACGGTTCCTCTAAACAATATGGATATATGGATGCAAGTATATGACGTGCCAAAAGGGCTGATTTCTGAGAAGCTCCTGCAGAATATTGGAGATTTTGTGGGTACGTTCGTCAAATCTGATCCGACTAATATTAATGGGGTATGGAAGATGTTTATGCGTATTCGAATCACGTTGAATGTAGAAAAACCCATTAAGAGGAGGATGAAAATTAAACGAGAGGGTGGAGAGTGGAACTGGGTGAATTTTAAATATGAACGACTGAGTTTATTTTGTTTCGTGTGTGGAGTTTTGGGACATTCAGAATGA